In one Cronobacter dublinensis subsp. dublinensis LMG 23823 genomic region, the following are encoded:
- a CDS encoding fimbrial protein, producing MKKTLIGFAVSALFAMGSAQAAGNDTSATLNITGTVTAPSASCAVQLGSTTVNLEDDITNLVGQNQTATHANEVTVSVTGEGCANLVEENHIAYKFVGVADNAAGTSLANSDVTAGAATGVGIGIFDEANAPVKINSDTLLASQADKFKLQMVKLDGQTPVAGSLLGSLTVQIERM from the coding sequence ATGAAAAAAACACTGATTGGCTTCGCCGTTTCCGCACTTTTCGCAATGGGTTCCGCACAGGCTGCAGGTAACGACACGTCTGCAACGCTGAATATTACCGGCACCGTCACTGCACCGTCGGCATCCTGCGCAGTTCAACTGGGTTCTACCACGGTGAATCTGGAAGACGATATCACCAACCTGGTTGGTCAGAACCAAACTGCAACCCATGCCAATGAAGTCACCGTCAGCGTCACTGGCGAAGGCTGCGCAAATCTGGTTGAAGAAAATCACATCGCTTATAAATTTGTCGGTGTTGCGGATAATGCTGCTGGCACTTCCCTGGCGAACAGCGATGTAACTGCTGGCGCGGCAACTGGCGTTGGTATTGGTATTTTTGATGAAGCTAACGCACCGGTGAAAATCAATAGCGATACGCTGCTGGCTTCCCAGGCAGACAAATTCAAGCTGCAGATGGTGAAACTGGACGGACAAACGCCTGTCGCAGGTAGCCTGCTCGGCTCACTGACCGTACAGATCGAACGTATGTAA
- the spoT gene encoding bifunctional GTP diphosphokinase/guanosine-3',5'-bis pyrophosphate 3'-pyrophosphohydrolase, with amino-acid sequence MYLFESLNQLIQQYLPADQIKRLQQAYLVARDAHEGQTRSSGEPYITHPVAVACILAEMKLDYETLMAALLHDVIEDTPATYQDMEQLFGKSVAELVEGVSKLDKLKFRDKKEAQAENFRKMIMAMVQDIRVILIKLADRTHNMRTLGSLRPDKRRRIARETLEIYSPLAHRLGIHHLKTELEELGFEALHPNRYRVIKEVVKAARGNRKEMIQKILSEIEGRLQEAGIPCRVSGREKHLYSIYCKMVLKEQRFHSIMDIYAFRVIVRDVDTCYRVLGQMHSLYKPRPGRMKDYIAIPKANGYQSLHTSMIGPHGVPVEVQIRTEDMDQMAEMGVAAHWAYKEHGESSTTAQIRAQRWMQSLLELQQSAGSSFEFIESVKSDLFPDEIYVFTPEGRIVELPAGATPVDFAYAVHTDIGHACVGARVDRQPYPLSQSLSSGQTVEIITAPGARPNAAWLNFVVSSKARAKIRQMLKNLKRDDSVSLGRRLLNHALGGSRKLAEIPPEHIQRELERMKLATLDDLLAEIGLGNAMSVVVAKNLLQGEAVSSNQPSVPASGHSHLPIKGADGVLITFAKCCRPIPGDPIVAHVSPGKGLVIHHESCRNIRGYQKEPEKFMAVEWDKETEQEFITEIKVDMFNHQGALANLTAAINTAGSNIQSLNTEEKDGRVYSAFIRLTARDRVHLANIMRKIRVMPDVIKVTRNRN; translated from the coding sequence TTGTATCTGTTTGAAAGCCTGAATCAACTGATTCAACAATACCTGCCTGCGGACCAGATTAAGCGTCTGCAGCAGGCTTATCTCGTTGCACGTGATGCTCACGAGGGACAGACACGTTCAAGTGGCGAACCCTACATCACTCATCCAGTAGCCGTAGCCTGTATCCTGGCCGAGATGAAACTCGACTATGAAACGTTGATGGCTGCGCTGCTGCATGATGTGATTGAAGACACGCCTGCCACCTACCAGGATATGGAACAGCTGTTCGGTAAAAGCGTCGCCGAACTGGTGGAAGGGGTTTCTAAGCTCGATAAGCTGAAATTCCGCGACAAGAAAGAGGCGCAGGCCGAAAACTTTCGCAAAATGATCATGGCTATGGTGCAGGATATCCGCGTCATTCTGATCAAACTCGCCGACCGTACCCACAATATGCGCACGCTGGGCTCGCTTCGCCCGGATAAGCGTCGCCGCATTGCCCGCGAAACCCTTGAAATCTATAGCCCTCTGGCGCACCGCCTCGGTATTCATCATCTGAAAACCGAGCTGGAAGAACTGGGCTTCGAAGCGCTCCATCCTAACCGTTATCGCGTCATTAAAGAGGTCGTTAAGGCCGCACGCGGCAACCGTAAGGAGATGATTCAGAAGATCCTTTCTGAAATTGAAGGTCGCTTACAGGAGGCGGGTATTCCGTGCCGCGTCAGCGGTCGCGAAAAACATTTGTACTCCATCTACTGCAAGATGGTGCTGAAAGAGCAGCGTTTCCACTCCATCATGGATATCTACGCGTTTCGCGTGATCGTGAGAGATGTCGATACCTGTTATCGCGTACTTGGCCAGATGCACAGCCTTTATAAGCCGCGCCCGGGCCGCATGAAAGATTACATCGCCATCCCGAAGGCGAACGGCTACCAGTCGCTCCATACCTCTATGATTGGCCCGCACGGCGTGCCGGTCGAAGTGCAGATCCGTACTGAAGATATGGACCAGATGGCGGAAATGGGTGTCGCGGCGCACTGGGCCTATAAAGAGCACGGTGAAAGCAGCACTACCGCGCAGATCCGCGCCCAGCGCTGGATGCAAAGCCTGCTGGAGCTTCAGCAGAGCGCGGGCAGTTCCTTTGAATTTATCGAGAGCGTTAAATCCGATCTCTTCCCGGATGAGATTTACGTTTTCACGCCGGAAGGGCGCATTGTCGAGTTGCCTGCGGGCGCAACGCCGGTCGATTTTGCGTATGCGGTACATACGGATATCGGCCACGCCTGCGTTGGCGCTCGCGTAGACCGCCAGCCCTATCCGCTCTCCCAGTCGCTTTCCAGCGGCCAGACCGTAGAAATTATCACAGCGCCAGGCGCTCGTCCGAACGCCGCCTGGCTGAACTTTGTCGTGAGCTCTAAAGCGCGCGCTAAAATTCGCCAGATGCTGAAAAACCTCAAGCGCGATGACTCGGTAAGCCTGGGTCGTCGTCTGCTGAACCATGCGCTGGGCGGCAGCCGGAAGCTGGCTGAAATCCCGCCGGAACATATCCAGCGTGAGCTGGAGCGCATGAAGCTCGCCACGCTTGACGACCTGCTGGCTGAAATCGGCCTCGGCAACGCGATGAGCGTCGTGGTCGCAAAAAACCTGCTGCAGGGCGAAGCGGTTTCCAGCAATCAACCGAGCGTGCCGGCGTCAGGCCACAGTCATTTGCCGATTAAAGGCGCGGACGGCGTGCTGATCACCTTCGCCAAATGCTGTCGTCCGATCCCGGGCGATCCTATCGTCGCGCACGTCAGCCCAGGCAAAGGCCTCGTTATCCATCATGAATCCTGTCGAAATATTCGCGGCTATCAGAAAGAGCCCGAGAAATTTATGGCGGTGGAATGGGATAAAGAGACCGAGCAGGAGTTCATCACCGAAATCAAAGTGGATATGTTTAACCACCAGGGTGCGCTGGCGAACCTCACGGCAGCAATCAACACCGCAGGCTCAAATATTCAGAGCCTGAACACTGAAGAGAAAGATGGCCGCGTTTACAGCGCCTTTATTCGCCTCACGGCGCGCGATCGCGTTCATCTGGCGAACATCATGCGTAAAATCCGCGTGATGCCGGACGTGATTAAAGTCACTCGTAACAGAAACTAA
- the trmH gene encoding tRNA (guanosine(18)-2'-O)-methyltransferase TrmH, giving the protein MNSQRYARICEMLARRQPDLTVCMEQVHKPHNVSAIIRTADAVGVHEVHAVWPGNRMRTMASSAAGSNSWVEVKTHRTIGDAVGHLKARGMQILATHLSDKSVDFREIDYTRPTCILMGQEKTGITEEALNLADQDIIIPMIGMVQSLNVSVASALILYEAQRQRQNAGMYRRANSALPEDEQQRLLFEGGYPVLANVAKRKGLPYPRVNDQGEIDAPQDWWATMQAAE; this is encoded by the coding sequence ATGAATTCTCAGCGTTATGCGCGTATCTGCGAGATGCTGGCCCGACGTCAGCCCGATCTGACCGTCTGCATGGAGCAGGTTCATAAGCCTCATAACGTCTCGGCCATCATCCGTACCGCAGACGCCGTGGGCGTCCACGAAGTCCACGCCGTTTGGCCGGGAAACCGCATGCGCACCATGGCCTCTTCCGCCGCGGGCAGCAACAGCTGGGTGGAAGTTAAAACGCACCGCACTATTGGCGATGCTGTGGGCCATCTGAAAGCGCGCGGCATGCAGATCCTCGCAACACACCTCTCTGATAAGTCAGTCGATTTTCGCGAAATCGACTATACGCGACCGACCTGCATCCTGATGGGACAGGAAAAAACCGGTATCACTGAAGAGGCATTAAACCTTGCCGACCAGGACATCATTATTCCGATGATCGGCATGGTGCAGTCACTTAACGTTTCTGTTGCCTCTGCACTTATCTTGTACGAAGCGCAGCGTCAGCGGCAAAACGCGGGCATGTACCGGCGCGCCAATAGCGCGCTGCCTGAAGACGAACAGCAGCGTCTGTTGTTTGAAGGCGGCTACCCGGTGCTCGCGAATGTGGCGAAGCGTAAAGGCCTGCCCTACCCTCGCGTGAATGACCAGGGTGAAATCGACGCGCCACAGGACTGGTGGGCGACTATGCAGGCCGCGGAGTAA
- a CDS encoding fimbrial protein: protein MKRSSHYSLSGAMAAAMLVSTLHTAKADECKLNTAGDHVNLNVPVAVQLPLTTSSAMSGTVLYKKEAPLSLLSGMHKNINMQCLETIRKKLAGRIPGAQSGKNIYATTVNGLGVRITAIYAKPGAGKKEWAFPFTASGMDLSDKTVSTDDISLRLEVIKTGAVTPSGNMDFRIPSLLTLADNSLVVSLTMRIIAAQAHCAIQIASPQIALPPIDAGKLAQGGKEATYPVSVNLNCINTQKASINVEGVTDATTKTIFKNVAKENAAQGVGIEMLYNGSVMSPDEPLNILLPTQQNTFPLPLALRYAKTNAKISGGQVKTQITMRINYL, encoded by the coding sequence ATGAAACGGAGCTCACATTACTCTTTATCTGGTGCAATGGCTGCGGCCATGTTGGTAAGCACGTTGCACACCGCCAAAGCCGATGAATGCAAGCTGAATACCGCAGGCGACCACGTGAATCTGAATGTGCCGGTTGCGGTGCAGCTACCGTTGACGACCAGCAGTGCGATGAGCGGCACCGTTTTATATAAAAAAGAGGCACCGCTCTCTTTGCTTTCGGGCATGCATAAAAATATTAATATGCAATGCCTTGAGACCATACGTAAAAAACTGGCAGGCCGCATTCCGGGCGCCCAGAGTGGCAAGAATATTTATGCCACCACCGTTAACGGCCTGGGGGTCAGAATTACCGCGATTTACGCTAAACCAGGCGCAGGAAAAAAAGAGTGGGCATTCCCTTTTACTGCATCAGGTATGGATCTCAGCGATAAAACTGTCAGCACGGACGACATTTCTCTGCGCCTGGAAGTGATTAAGACTGGCGCAGTTACGCCCTCAGGGAATATGGATTTCCGTATTCCATCGTTACTGACGCTGGCGGATAATTCGCTGGTTGTCAGCCTGACGATGAGAATTATTGCCGCACAAGCCCACTGTGCGATCCAGATTGCCAGTCCGCAAATCGCGCTGCCTCCTATTGATGCTGGTAAGCTGGCGCAAGGCGGGAAAGAAGCGACGTACCCGGTTAGCGTAAATTTAAATTGTATTAATACACAAAAAGCGAGCATTAATGTTGAAGGTGTAACGGATGCAACAACCAAAACCATCTTTAAAAACGTGGCGAAGGAGAATGCAGCACAAGGCGTCGGAATAGAAATGCTTTATAACGGTAGCGTAATGTCACCTGATGAACCTTTAAATATTCTTCTGCCTACGCAACAGAATACATTCCCTTTGCCACTTGCATTACGGTATGCAAAAACTAACGCCAAAATTTCTGGCGGCCAGGTTAAAACACAAATAACAATGCGCATTAATTATTTATAA
- a CDS encoding fimbrial protein, producing MMNKRTLIAFMSCALISGSAFAEDNVATLNVTGALNGSAATCTLALDHTVAELGQAALNMLPYIGSSSQDVKTQDAYFVNFLGEGCAQDNYGVKFIGATDESGQALANSLTGEGAAEGIAVNIYDAQGSIITPNTGVEQVYEEIYHRHFPFYLAMAKRADRDSRAGNVQASLTVEMVRL from the coding sequence ATGATGAACAAACGTACATTAATTGCATTTATGAGTTGCGCGTTAATTAGCGGAAGCGCGTTTGCTGAAGATAACGTCGCAACGCTTAACGTCACCGGGGCCTTAAACGGGTCGGCAGCAACATGCACCCTTGCACTTGATCATACTGTGGCGGAGTTAGGGCAGGCGGCCCTTAACATGCTGCCTTATATCGGCTCATCAAGCCAGGATGTGAAAACACAAGACGCGTACTTCGTTAATTTTTTAGGTGAAGGCTGTGCTCAGGATAACTATGGCGTGAAGTTTATCGGCGCTACGGATGAGTCCGGCCAGGCGCTGGCAAATAGCCTCACAGGTGAAGGTGCCGCAGAAGGCATAGCCGTAAATATTTACGATGCGCAGGGTTCGATTATTACGCCAAATACTGGTGTAGAGCAGGTTTACGAAGAAATTTATCATCGCCATTTTCCTTTCTACTTAGCGATGGCAAAACGTGCCGATCGAGATTCACGAGCAGGGAATGTGCAAGCCAGCCTGACGGTTGAAATGGTTCGTTTATAA
- a CDS encoding fimbria/pilus outer membrane usher protein, whose amino-acid sequence MCGAKVKLIASLVSSAIICRSVFAGEYFDPGLLQAVNGQSAITDTSLLSQGYQPPGTYRVHIDVNGKAVMVSSVRFELDKEKRLIPCLSFEAYKKLGVDMSKIDAKAKDNEATKACASAEEQVPGLKVDFDFSQLKLSINIPQTVLLDETVMGVPEEEWDDGIPAFVNTYQLSGQQYITRSAGTQDSVFANLTNGINIGRWRYRNNSTLSKDEGWKSVSNYLETAVRALKGELTLGDASTPGDIFDSLVLRGVQLSSDTDMLPDQMDGFAPVIRGIAKSNAQVTVRDHGSIVYQRSVPPGPFVINDLSSVSDGGKLDVTVKEADGSETHTTVAYSSVPQLLRAKQVKYSLVMGHYKMTGPTNGEHDPRLVQATLAWGLPLNTTLYGGAQYHERFKAFNAGIGFDMKRFGGIAIDVTKSEGQHNNQKIADGKMVRLTYRNTLADGDTQIRLDNRYYYDDYSSFQDWADNEAIMPGERKRREYNLSLNQNINDEHSLYATLSRTENGDRSVSRSWQLGWSGSFHLLSLSLAFSMSRESDAPEWDKQLSMTLSVPFSEAYPTLQPTANYTATSSLQGDMSNQLGLSGRFGDNSDLNWNAQLTEASQHQQSDTQTASVGVDYQGRYGDASVTYNADRNNYLSWNASGSVIAHRHGITAGRFTSNSMALIAAPGAADLPLSNGQNVITDSRGYALMPDVQAYRRNQLEIDTHNADKSLDFVSTSAEVVPTKDAVVMAEFKPITGRKAVATVTYNGTNPPFGARVKIEGQDNAFYLGDGGQVYLNAAPDSGVLTVSWGDHQHCQAPFNLPPKGKAPIVLVTTECH is encoded by the coding sequence ATGTGCGGCGCGAAAGTTAAACTCATCGCCTCTCTTGTGAGTTCTGCGATTATTTGCCGCAGTGTATTTGCTGGCGAGTATTTTGATCCAGGGTTACTTCAGGCAGTAAATGGTCAGTCTGCGATTACTGACACCTCCCTGTTAAGCCAGGGTTATCAGCCTCCAGGGACGTATCGGGTACATATCGATGTGAATGGCAAAGCGGTCATGGTCAGCAGCGTGAGGTTCGAATTAGACAAGGAGAAACGGTTGATTCCGTGCCTCTCGTTCGAAGCCTATAAAAAGCTGGGTGTGGATATGAGCAAAATAGATGCTAAAGCGAAAGATAATGAGGCCACGAAAGCTTGTGCGTCTGCTGAAGAGCAAGTGCCCGGGTTGAAAGTCGATTTCGATTTTTCGCAGTTAAAGCTCAGCATAAATATTCCGCAGACAGTATTGCTCGATGAAACGGTTATGGGTGTGCCTGAAGAGGAATGGGATGATGGTATTCCGGCCTTTGTGAACACTTATCAGTTATCAGGCCAGCAATATATTACCCGAAGCGCAGGGACACAGGATTCGGTTTTCGCCAATCTGACCAATGGCATCAATATTGGGCGCTGGCGTTATCGTAATAACTCAACGCTCAGTAAGGATGAAGGCTGGAAAAGTGTTTCCAATTATCTGGAGACTGCCGTGCGCGCGCTTAAAGGCGAACTGACGCTGGGTGACGCCAGTACGCCAGGCGATATTTTCGATAGCCTGGTATTACGTGGCGTACAGCTTTCCTCGGACACCGATATGTTGCCCGATCAAATGGATGGCTTCGCTCCCGTGATTCGCGGTATCGCCAAAAGCAACGCGCAGGTCACCGTGCGCGATCATGGCAGCATTGTTTACCAGCGCTCCGTACCGCCAGGGCCTTTCGTCATTAACGATCTTTCTTCCGTCTCCGACGGCGGCAAGCTGGACGTGACCGTTAAAGAAGCGGATGGCTCAGAAACCCATACGACCGTCGCGTATTCAAGCGTGCCGCAGCTGCTGCGAGCCAAACAAGTGAAATATAGCCTGGTAATGGGACATTACAAAATGACCGGCCCGACTAACGGAGAGCACGATCCGCGGCTAGTGCAGGCCACACTGGCATGGGGCCTTCCATTAAATACCACGCTTTACGGGGGCGCTCAGTATCACGAGCGTTTTAAAGCTTTTAATGCAGGTATCGGTTTCGATATGAAGCGTTTTGGCGGCATTGCGATTGATGTGACGAAAAGCGAAGGCCAACACAACAATCAAAAGATTGCGGACGGCAAAATGGTACGTCTCACCTATCGCAACACGCTGGCTGATGGAGATACTCAAATCCGGCTGGATAACCGTTATTACTATGACGATTACTCTTCTTTTCAGGACTGGGCCGACAACGAAGCCATAATGCCGGGTGAACGTAAACGCCGGGAATATAACTTATCGCTTAATCAAAACATTAACGACGAACATAGCTTATATGCAACGTTGTCACGAACGGAGAATGGTGATCGTAGCGTCTCCCGCTCCTGGCAACTGGGTTGGAGCGGATCATTCCATCTTCTCAGCCTGTCTCTGGCATTCAGTATGTCACGCGAAAGCGACGCGCCAGAGTGGGACAAACAGCTTTCAATGACGCTCTCAGTGCCCTTCAGCGAAGCTTATCCTACGTTGCAACCGACCGCTAACTATACGGCGACCAGCAGCCTGCAGGGTGATATGTCTAACCAACTCGGGCTGTCCGGACGTTTTGGCGATAACAGCGATCTCAACTGGAACGCTCAGCTTACGGAAGCATCACAGCATCAGCAGAGCGATACGCAAACTGCATCGGTGGGCGTGGATTATCAGGGCCGTTACGGCGATGCCAGTGTTACCTATAACGCTGACAGAAATAACTATCTGTCGTGGAATGCCTCCGGCAGTGTGATAGCACATCGTCATGGCATTACTGCCGGGCGTTTTACCAGCAACAGTATGGCACTCATCGCAGCACCAGGTGCTGCCGATCTCCCGCTTAGTAACGGCCAGAATGTTATTACCGACAGTCGGGGCTATGCACTCATGCCTGATGTTCAGGCTTACCGTCGTAACCAGCTGGAAATTGATACGCATAACGCCGATAAATCTCTCGATTTTGTGAGTACATCAGCGGAGGTCGTGCCGACAAAAGATGCCGTGGTGATGGCTGAATTTAAACCCATTACCGGACGGAAAGCGGTGGCAACAGTGACCTATAACGGCACAAATCCGCCTTTTGGCGCACGTGTCAAAATTGAAGGTCAGGATAATGCCTTCTATCTCGGCGATGGTGGTCAGGTTTACCTGAACGCTGCGCCAGATAGTGGTGTGCTTACCGTTTCGTGGGGCGACCATCAACATTGCCAGGCCCCCTTTAATCTACCGCCAAAAGGCAAAGCACCTATTGTGCTGGTGACAACGGAGTGTCACTGA
- the recG gene encoding ATP-dependent DNA helicase RecG, producing MRGRLLDAVPLSSLTGVGTSQSAKLAKIGLHTVQDLLLHFPLRYEDRTHLYPINDLLPGVYATVEGEVLNCNITFGGRRMMTCQISDGTGILTMRFFNFNAAMKNSLSAGRRVLAYGEAKRGKYGAEMIHPEYRIQDDLSTPEMQETLTPVYPTTEGIRQATLRKLTDQALELLDTCAIAELLPPELSQGLMSLPEAIRTLHRPPPDMKMEDLESGQHPAQRRLILEELLAHNLSMLALRAGAQRYHAQSLAAKDSLKNQLLASLPFKPTGAQARVVAEIEHDMALDVPMMRLVQGDVGSGKTLVAALAALRAIANGKQVAMMAPTELLAEQHANNFRSWFAPLGIEVGWLAGKQKGKARQAQQEAIASGQVSMVVGTHAIFQEQVQFNGLALVIIDEQHRFGVHQRLALWEKGQQQGFHPHQLIMTATPIPRTLAMTAYADLDTSVIDELPPGRTPVTTVAIADTRRNEIIERVRSACQEGRQAYWVCTLIEESELLEAQAAEATWEELKTTLPDLNVGLVHGRMKPAEKQAVMQAFKRGEIHLLVATTVIEVGVDVPNASLMIIENPERLGLAQLHQLRGRVGRGAVASHCVLLYKSPLSATAQKRLQVLRDSNDGFVIAQKDLEIRGPGELLGTRQTGNAEFRVADLLRDQALIPEVQRIARHIHERYTEQAAALIERWMPETEKYSNA from the coding sequence ATGCGTGGCCGTCTGCTGGATGCCGTACCGTTAAGCTCACTGACCGGCGTGGGCACCAGCCAGAGCGCGAAGCTCGCAAAAATCGGCCTGCATACTGTACAGGATCTGCTGCTGCACTTTCCCCTGCGCTACGAAGACCGCACCCATCTGTATCCCATCAACGACCTCCTGCCCGGCGTCTACGCTACGGTGGAAGGTGAAGTGCTGAACTGCAATATCACGTTTGGTGGCCGCCGTATGATGACCTGCCAGATAAGCGACGGCACCGGCATCCTGACGATGCGCTTTTTCAATTTCAACGCTGCGATGAAAAATAGCCTGTCGGCGGGTCGCCGGGTGCTGGCCTACGGCGAAGCGAAACGCGGCAAATACGGCGCGGAGATGATTCACCCTGAATACCGTATTCAGGACGATTTGAGTACGCCGGAAATGCAGGAAACCCTGACGCCGGTGTATCCGACGACGGAAGGGATACGCCAGGCGACGTTGCGTAAACTTACCGATCAGGCGCTGGAACTGCTCGATACCTGCGCTATCGCCGAGCTGCTGCCGCCTGAGCTATCGCAGGGATTAATGAGCCTGCCGGAGGCGATACGTACGCTGCATCGTCCACCGCCGGATATGAAGATGGAAGACCTGGAAAGCGGTCAACATCCTGCACAGCGTCGTTTGATTCTGGAAGAGTTACTGGCCCATAACCTGAGCATGCTGGCGCTACGTGCCGGTGCACAGCGGTATCATGCGCAGTCGCTCGCTGCCAAAGATTCACTTAAAAATCAGTTGCTCGCTTCTCTGCCCTTCAAACCTACCGGCGCCCAGGCGCGTGTGGTGGCGGAAATCGAGCACGATATGGCGCTGGATGTGCCTATGATGCGGCTGGTGCAGGGCGATGTTGGCTCGGGTAAAACGCTGGTGGCCGCGCTTGCCGCGCTACGCGCGATTGCCAACGGCAAACAAGTAGCGATGATGGCACCAACCGAGCTGCTGGCCGAGCAGCACGCCAACAACTTCCGTAGCTGGTTTGCACCGCTCGGCATTGAAGTTGGCTGGCTGGCTGGCAAGCAAAAAGGAAAAGCGCGTCAGGCTCAACAAGAAGCCATTGCCAGTGGCCAGGTATCGATGGTTGTCGGCACGCACGCGATTTTTCAGGAACAGGTGCAGTTCAATGGCCTTGCGCTGGTCATTATTGACGAACAGCACCGTTTTGGCGTACATCAGCGGCTGGCGCTCTGGGAAAAAGGCCAGCAGCAGGGCTTCCATCCCCATCAGCTTATTATGACCGCAACACCAATCCCGCGAACGCTTGCGATGACGGCCTACGCGGATCTCGACACTTCAGTGATTGATGAGCTACCGCCAGGCCGCACGCCGGTTACCACCGTCGCTATCGCCGATACCCGCCGCAATGAGATTATCGAGCGCGTACGCAGCGCCTGTCAGGAAGGCCGTCAGGCATACTGGGTATGCACGCTTATCGAAGAGTCGGAACTGCTGGAAGCGCAAGCGGCAGAGGCGACCTGGGAGGAGCTAAAGACCACGCTACCAGACCTCAATGTCGGGCTGGTGCACGGGCGCATGAAACCCGCAGAAAAGCAGGCGGTGATGCAGGCATTTAAGCGCGGTGAAATCCATCTTCTCGTGGCGACAACCGTAATCGAAGTCGGTGTTGACGTACCGAACGCTAGCCTGATGATCATTGAAAATCCGGAGCGTCTGGGTCTGGCACAGCTTCATCAGTTGCGTGGTCGTGTTGGCCGCGGTGCGGTGGCATCGCATTGCGTACTGCTTTACAAATCGCCTCTGTCCGCTACAGCACAAAAACGCCTGCAGGTGTTACGTGACAGCAACGACGGGTTCGTTATCGCTCAGAAAGATTTAGAAATCCGTGGTCCTGGCGAACTTCTGGGTACCCGCCAGACCGGCAATGCTGAATTCCGGGTAGCCGATCTTTTACGTGACCAGGCGTTAATTCCAGAGGTGCAGCGTATTGCACGACATATCCATGAGCGCTATACGGAGCAGGCTGCGGCATTGATTGAACGTTGGATGCCGGAAACAGAAAAATATTCTAATGCTTAA
- a CDS encoding fimbrial biogenesis chaperone: protein MKKLLLTALLPVALWSGIASSALTLNADRVVYNEADGDASVTVHSDEDRAYLIQTWLDSGNSTAKQNLPFVVTPPLFRLAPKSDNVIRVMYLGHGLPTDKETLLWLDVKGVPGLNDEESQVQNRMVLAINNRIKFFFRPAGLKGDAGEAIKNAQWTRAGNTVTVNNNSPFNLVLSKIDIDKELIKVSVIDNNTVIPPFGKKSYTLKHTPQSGAEVQWEAINDFGGTTKTYSQHLD, encoded by the coding sequence ATGAAAAAACTGTTGCTGACAGCGCTGTTGCCTGTCGCGTTATGGTCAGGCATTGCCAGCAGCGCCCTTACGTTGAATGCCGATCGTGTTGTTTATAATGAGGCGGATGGCGATGCGTCTGTGACGGTGCATAGTGATGAAGACCGCGCCTATTTAATCCAGACATGGCTGGATTCGGGAAATAGCACGGCAAAACAAAACTTGCCTTTTGTGGTCACGCCGCCGCTTTTCCGCCTGGCCCCCAAGAGCGATAACGTTATTCGTGTCATGTATCTCGGTCATGGCTTACCAACGGACAAAGAAACGTTACTGTGGCTGGATGTTAAAGGCGTGCCGGGGCTTAACGATGAAGAATCGCAAGTGCAGAATCGTATGGTGCTGGCCATTAACAACCGTATTAAATTCTTCTTCCGCCCGGCAGGACTGAAAGGCGATGCAGGCGAGGCGATTAAAAATGCCCAGTGGACTCGCGCAGGTAATACGGTAACTGTAAATAATAACTCACCTTTTAACCTGGTATTAAGCAAAATTGATATCGATAAAGAATTAATTAAGGTATCCGTTATTGACAATAATACGGTTATCCCTCCATTTGGTAAAAAGAGCTACACCCTGAAACATACACCCCAAAGCGGCGCTGAGGTTCAGTGGGAAGCAATTAACGACTTTGGTGGCACGACGAAAACATATTCACAGCATCTTGACTAA
- a CDS encoding fimbrial protein — MKKALFCVAASTFLMLGAAHASTDSNDISANLTVKGNLHETPQIAGCTVTLDKGSVALNSNVTDMPSQGDKAVNASSVNLVIRSLAPTVAPYDACTQELADGHIAFKVTGVGDSVENTVLANTQATGGAQGVGVGIYDTEGEPVPLNSVVNLLDSGGEAGIGEISVGLVKLKNQTPTAGLVAAALTIEVAHI; from the coding sequence ATGAAAAAAGCGTTATTTTGCGTCGCAGCGTCGACCTTTTTAATGCTGGGTGCGGCACATGCCTCCACTGACTCTAACGATATTAGCGCGAACCTGACCGTGAAAGGCAATCTTCACGAGACTCCGCAAATCGCTGGTTGTACGGTCACGCTTGATAAAGGAAGCGTCGCCTTAAACAGCAACGTGACGGATATGCCCTCGCAGGGTGATAAAGCCGTGAATGCATCATCCGTTAATCTGGTGATCAGATCGCTTGCACCGACGGTAGCACCTTATGATGCCTGTACACAGGAGCTTGCTGACGGTCACATTGCGTTTAAAGTCACTGGCGTCGGTGACAGCGTGGAAAATACTGTCCTCGCTAATACACAAGCGACCGGCGGTGCACAAGGCGTAGGTGTCGGTATTTACGATACCGAAGGCGAACCCGTTCCGTTAAATAGCGTTGTGAATCTTCTCGATTCGGGCGGTGAAGCCGGTATTGGCGAAATCAGCGTAGGCCTGGTAAAGCTGAAAAATCAGACACCAACCGCTGGTCTGGTCGCCGCCGCGCTCACGATTGAAGTCGCTCATATTTAA